A section of the Citrus sinensis cultivar Valencia sweet orange chromosome 8, DVS_A1.0, whole genome shotgun sequence genome encodes:
- the LOC102608452 gene encoding calcium-dependent protein kinase 26 → MGNTCRGSFTGKLYQGYSQPEDHSNNSKRNTNSDCTNSDYSTPSLNSQQLVSQEFSKENPKKDNSAPRISPSKKDNIMRRGIDNQTYYVLGHKTDNIRDLYTLGRKLGQGQFGTTYLCTEIATGIEFACKSISKRKLISREDVEDVRREIQIMHHLAGHKNIVTIKGAYEDSLCVHIVMELCAGGELFDRIIQRGHYSERKAAELTRIIVGVVEACHSLGVMHRDLKPENFLLVNKDDDFSLKAIDFGLSVFFKPGQIFTDVVGSPYYVAPEVLLKHYGPEADVWTAGVILYILLSGVPPFWAETQQGIFDAVLKGHIDFESDPWPLISDSAKDLIRKMLCSQPSERLTAHEVLCHPWICENGVAPDRSLDPAVLSRLKQFSAMNKLKKMALRVIAESLSEEEIAGLKEMFKAMDTDNSGAITFDELKAGLRRYGSTLKDTEIRDLMDAADVDNSGTIDYGEFIAATVHLNKLEREEHLVAAFQYFDKDGSGYITVDELQQACAEHNMTDVLLEDIIREVDQDNDGRIDYGEFVAMMQKGNVGLGRRTMRNSLNMSMRDAPGSQ, encoded by the exons ATGGGCAACACATGCCGTGGATCTTTCACAGGAAAACTCTACCAGGGCTACAGTCAGCCCGAAGACCATTCCAACAATTCCAAACGAAACACTAATTCTGATTGTACCAATTCTGATTACTCAACACCTAGCTTGAATTCCCAGCAACTAGTTTCTCAAGAATTTTCCAAAGAAAACCCCAAGAAAGATAATTCTGCACCTCGAATTAGCCCTTCTAAGAAAGACAACATCATGAGACGTGGCATTGATAACCAGACTTATTATGTATTGGGTCATAAGACTGATAACATTCGGGATCTTTACACGTTGGGTCGGAAGTTAGGACAAGGTCAGTTTGGGACTACTTATTTATGTACTGAGATTGCTACCGGTATTGAATTTGCCTGCAAGTCAATATCGAAGAGGAAGTTAATTTCCAGGGAGGATGTGGAGGATGTTAGGAGGGAGATTCAGATAATGCACCATTTGGCGGGTCACAAGAATATTGTGACAATTAAGGGTGCTTATGAGGATTCCTTATGTGTTCACATTGTGATGGAGCTCTGTGCTGGAGGTGAGTTATTTGATAGGATCATCCAGAGGGGACATTACAGTGAGAGGAAGGCGGCTGAGTTGACAAGGATTATTGTTGGTGTTGTTGAGGCTTGTCATTCACTGGGGGTTATGCACAGAGATCTAAAGCCTGAGAACTTCTTGTTGGTTAACAAGGATGATGATTTCTCCCTTAAAGCTATTGATTTTGGACTCTCAGTTTTCTTCAAGCCAG GTCAAATATTTACTGATGTCGTTGGAAGCCCATACTATGTCGCTCCTGAGGTACTTCTGAAGCATTATGGACCAGAAGCAGATGTGTGGACAGCAGGGGTCATACTGTATATATTGCTTAGTGGAGTGCCACCATTTTGGGCAG AAACACAACAGGGAATATTTGATGCGGTGTTGAAGGGTCACATTGACTTTGAGTCTGACCCTTGGCCACTAATATCCGACAGCGCAAAAGACCTTATTCGGAAGATGTTATGCTCTCAACCGTCAGAACGCCTGACTGCTCATGAAGTTTTAT GTCATCCCTGGATCTGTGAAAATGGAGTTGCTCCTGATAGGTCCCTTGATCCAGCTGTACTTTCTCGTCTCAAACAATTCTCTGCaatgaataaattgaaaaagatgGCTTTACGG GTTATAGCTGAAAGCCTTTCTGAAGAGGAGATTGCTGGTTTAAAGGAAATGTTCAAGGCCATGGATACTGACAATAGTGGTGCAATTACATTTGATGAACTCAAAGCTGGTTTACGAAGATATGGCTCTACCTTGAAGGATACAGAGATACGTGATCTTATGGATGCG GCTGATGTGGACAATAGTGGAACTATTGATTATGGAGAATTTATAGCTGCAACTGTTCACCTCAATAAATTAGAACGTGAGGAACATCTTGTTGCTGCATTCCAGTACTTTGACAAGGATGGAAGTGGTTATATTACGGTTGATGAACTTCAGCAAGCATGTGCTGAACATAACATGACAGATGTTTTACTTGAAGATATAATCAGAGAAGTTGATCAAGATAAT GATGGAAGAATTGACTATGGTGAATTTGTTGCCATGATGCAAAAAGGCAACGTGGGATTGGGTAGAAGAACTATGCGAAACAGTCTGAACATGAGCATGAGAGATGCACCAGGTTCTCAATAA